A genomic stretch from Primulina huaijiensis isolate GDHJ02 chromosome 14, ASM1229523v2, whole genome shotgun sequence includes:
- the LOC140958048 gene encoding uncharacterized protein, translating into MNPSLAPEQHKDLEILVWWDMFDCPLPAECNPCRIKDNTESSLRRLNYSGPISISAYGELDNMGEEALHSLQSSGVKMIHIPSGRGKGFAKHMILIPDMLIWGLRSRKRANHLLISGDEVFAYAMHQLKVRNFNTLLAHPHPQPLQADDSSLVYAANTVWLFTSLLDGEAPL; encoded by the exons ATGAATCCTTCACTGGCACCGGAGCAGCATAAGGACCTTGAAATATTAGTTTGGTGGGATATGTTCGACTGTCCGCTCCCCGCAGAGTGCAATCCGTGCCGGATAAAAGATAACACAGAGTCATCATTGCGGCGGTTGAATTATAGCGGCCCGATTTCAATATCTGCTTATGGAGAATTGGATAACATGGGCGAGGAGGCCCTTCATTCACTACAGAGCAGCGGTGTAAAAATGATTCATATCCCTAGTGGCC GTGGTAAAGGTTTCGCCAAGCACATGATTCTCATTCCCGATATGCTAATTTGGGGGCTTCGGTCACGGAAGCGAGCAAACCACCTGTTGATCTCCGGAGACGAGGTTTTTGCATATGCTATGCACCAACTGAAAGTGAGGAACTTCAACACTTTGTTGGCACATCCGCATCCGCAACCATTACAAGCTGATGATTCTTCCCTTGTTTATGCCGCGAACACTGTGTGGTTATTCACCAGTTTACTAGATGGAGAGGCACCACTGTAG